Proteins co-encoded in one Chloroflexota bacterium genomic window:
- a CDS encoding NADP-dependent isocitrate dehydrogenase, which yields MTDSKIIYTHTDEAPLLATYSFLPIIQAYAAKAGVAVETRDISLAGRIIAKFPEYLKPEQQIGDALAELGALTLRPEANIIKLPNISASVSQLKEAIAELQSQGYALPDFPDQPKTDEEKEIRARYGKVLGSAVNPVLREGNSDRRAPASVKNYARKHPHSMAPWSSDSKTNVATMASGNFRASEKSAVIEGDGSLRIELAGEDGSTTVLRESVPVKAGEIVDASVMSVAALREFLDAAIARAKSEGTLFSLQIKATMMRVSDPIIFGHALKAFLPRTFAQHGGALASVNGDPDEGLGAILTAAQKLPAEQQAAVEAAIKEDLANGPALAMVDSANGITGLHVPSDVIIDASMPAMIRNGGHMWGPDGKEADTLAVIPDSSYAGVYQATIDDCRANGPFDPKTMGTVPNVGLMAQAAEEYGSHDKTFEIPATGTVRVVDQSGKTIFEHSVSEGDIWRMCQTKDLPVRDWVKLAVTRARLSGTPAVFWLDETRPHDANVKAKVQQYLPEHDTSGLQIEILAPVAATTFSLERIRKGQDTISVTGNVLRDYLTDLFPIMELGTSAKMLSVVPLIAGGGMFETGAGGSAPKHVEQLLAENHLRWDSLGEFLALAASFEHLAQTTGNAHAQILADTLDRANASFLDQDKSPSRRVGQIDTRGSHFYLGLFWAEELAKQTQDAALAGVFKPLAAGLRASEAAIAGELLAVQGASADVGGYYRPDPERATAVMRPSKTFNDLLASL from the coding sequence GTGACCGACTCCAAGATCATCTACACCCACACAGATGAAGCGCCGCTCCTCGCCACCTACTCGTTCTTGCCCATCATCCAGGCGTACGCTGCGAAGGCCGGCGTCGCCGTCGAGACGCGAGACATCTCGCTCGCCGGCCGCATCATCGCGAAGTTCCCGGAGTATCTGAAGCCCGAGCAGCAGATCGGGGATGCGCTGGCCGAGCTTGGCGCGCTGACCCTGCGCCCCGAGGCGAACATCATCAAGCTGCCGAACATCAGCGCCTCGGTCTCGCAGCTCAAGGAGGCGATTGCCGAACTGCAATCGCAGGGGTACGCGCTCCCGGACTTCCCGGACCAGCCGAAGACGGACGAAGAGAAGGAGATCCGGGCGCGCTACGGCAAGGTGCTCGGGAGCGCGGTGAACCCGGTCCTTCGCGAGGGCAACTCCGACCGCCGCGCGCCGGCCTCGGTCAAGAACTACGCGCGCAAGCACCCGCACTCGATGGCGCCCTGGTCATCCGACTCCAAGACCAACGTCGCCACGATGGCGTCTGGCAACTTCCGGGCGAGCGAGAAGTCGGCGGTCATCGAGGGCGACGGCTCGCTGCGGATCGAGCTGGCCGGCGAGGACGGCTCGACCACCGTCCTGCGCGAGTCGGTGCCAGTCAAGGCCGGCGAGATCGTGGACGCCAGCGTGATGAGCGTGGCGGCCCTGCGCGAGTTCCTGGACGCGGCCATCGCGCGGGCGAAGTCTGAGGGCACGCTCTTCTCGCTCCAGATCAAGGCCACCATGATGCGGGTGTCCGACCCGATCATCTTCGGCCACGCGCTGAAGGCGTTCCTGCCGCGCACGTTCGCGCAGCACGGCGGCGCGCTGGCATCCGTCAACGGCGACCCTGACGAGGGCCTGGGCGCGATCCTGACGGCGGCGCAGAAGCTGCCGGCCGAGCAGCAGGCGGCGGTCGAGGCGGCCATCAAGGAAGACCTCGCCAACGGCCCGGCCCTGGCGATGGTCGACTCTGCGAACGGGATCACCGGGCTGCACGTTCCGAGCGATGTCATCATCGACGCGTCGATGCCGGCCATGATCCGCAACGGCGGCCACATGTGGGGGCCAGACGGCAAGGAGGCCGACACGCTGGCCGTCATCCCAGACAGCAGCTACGCCGGCGTCTACCAGGCGACGATCGACGACTGCCGCGCCAACGGCCCCTTCGACCCGAAGACGATGGGGACGGTGCCGAACGTCGGGCTGATGGCCCAGGCTGCCGAGGAGTACGGCAGCCACGACAAGACGTTTGAGATCCCGGCGACGGGCACCGTCCGAGTGGTCGATCAGTCTGGCAAGACGATCTTCGAGCACTCGGTGTCCGAGGGCGATATCTGGCGGATGTGCCAGACCAAGGATCTCCCGGTCCGTGACTGGGTCAAGCTGGCCGTCACCCGCGCCCGCCTGTCAGGCACGCCGGCCGTCTTCTGGCTGGACGAGACGCGCCCGCACGACGCCAACGTCAAGGCGAAGGTGCAACAGTATCTCCCTGAGCACGACACTTCTGGCCTGCAGATTGAGATCCTGGCGCCCGTCGCGGCGACGACGTTCAGCCTGGAGCGCATCCGTAAGGGACAGGACACGATCTCGGTCACGGGGAACGTGCTGCGCGACTACCTGACCGACCTCTTCCCGATCATGGAGCTGGGCACGAGCGCCAAGATGCTCTCGGTGGTGCCGTTGATCGCCGGCGGCGGCATGTTCGAGACCGGCGCGGGCGGCTCGGCCCCGAAGCACGTCGAGCAGTTGCTGGCCGAGAACCACCTGCGCTGGGACAGTCTCGGCGAGTTCCTGGCGCTGGCTGCGAGCTTCGAGCACCTGGCGCAGACGACGGGCAACGCGCACGCCCAGATCCTGGCCGACACGCTGGACCGTGCCAACGCCTCGTTCCTGGATCAGGACAAGTCGCCCAGCCGGCGCGTCGGGCAGATCGACACACGCGGCAGCCACTTCTACCTGGGGCTGTTCTGGGCCGAGGAGCTGGCGAAGCAGACGCAGGACGCGGCCCTGGCCGGTGTCTTCAAGCCGCTGGCAGCCGGTTTGCGCGCCAGCGAGGCGGCGATTGCCGGCGAGCTGCTGGCAGTCCAGGGGGCGTCGGCGGATGTCGGCGGCTACTACCGCCCCGATCCGGAGAGGGCGACGGCGGTGATGCGGCCGTCAAAGACGTTCAACGACCTGCTGGCGAGCCTGTAG
- a CDS encoding ABC transporter permease → MTMTTTSSTTAAAAPPPARAVPYVLSRAVIRQFTRSRAAVVGLAITVFFIAVAVLAPLLAPHDPTAFTLGQNLKPPSATYPLGTDELGRDILSRLLYGAQITLLITLGAVLVSLIIGTTLGIVAGFLGGWADTLIMRVMDILLAMPGFLLAIAIIAALGAGTLNVVIAVGVFSIPAFARVARGSTLTVKQQDYVLSARALGSAPGRIMWRHVLPNVTPPLIVQTSLRLATAILTASGLSFLGLGPQPPTPEWGAMLSSGRNMITSSPQLATIPGLAILLVAVGFNLLGDGLRDALDPRLKR, encoded by the coding sequence ATGACCATGACGACGACCTCTTCGACAACTGCGGCAGCCGCGCCGCCACCAGCGCGGGCGGTCCCCTACGTCCTCTCGCGGGCCGTCATCCGACAGTTCACGCGCAGCCGGGCGGCGGTCGTCGGGCTGGCGATCACCGTCTTCTTCATCGCCGTGGCCGTGCTCGCGCCTCTGCTCGCGCCCCACGATCCGACGGCGTTCACCCTGGGGCAGAACCTCAAGCCGCCGTCCGCCACCTACCCGCTCGGCACCGACGAGCTTGGCCGCGACATCCTCAGTCGCCTGCTGTACGGGGCGCAGATCACCCTGTTGATCACCCTCGGAGCCGTGCTGGTCTCGCTGATCATCGGCACGACGCTCGGCATCGTGGCCGGCTTCCTGGGCGGCTGGGCCGACACGCTGATCATGCGGGTGATGGACATCCTGCTGGCGATGCCCGGCTTCCTGCTGGCCATTGCCATCATCGCGGCGCTCGGAGCCGGCACCTTGAACGTCGTCATCGCCGTGGGCGTCTTCTCGATCCCGGCCTTCGCGCGCGTGGCGCGCGGCTCGACGCTGACCGTCAAGCAGCAGGACTACGTCCTGTCGGCGCGCGCGCTCGGCTCAGCGCCAGGGCGGATCATGTGGCGGCACGTCCTCCCGAACGTCACGCCGCCGCTGATCGTACAGACCTCGCTGCGGCTCGCGACGGCGATCCTGACAGCCTCTGGCCTCTCGTTTCTGGGCCTGGGACCGCAGCCGCCGACGCCCGAGTGGGGCGCGATGCTCAGCTCCGGCCGCAACATGATCACCAGCAGCCCGCAGCTTGCGACCATCCCCGGGCTGGCGATCCTGCTGGTGGCCGTGGGCTTCAACCTGCTGGGCGACGGCCTGCGCGACGCGCTGGATCCACGCCTGAAGCGGTAG
- a CDS encoding ABC transporter permease, which yields MTRYIVMRLLWLVPVVLGVSLIVFTIMKMVPGDVAQVIAGMDGTAEDVALIRRELGLDRPVYEQYLTFLWRSLQGDFGRSAVTKRPVTEEIASRIGPTLELAVAAFAVAIVLGLIAGIVSATHRYTVWDNLATLISLIGVSMPVFWLGLMLMMLFSVTLGWLPSSGAGSFSQLILPALALGSASTAIIARQTRSGLLEVLGQDYVRTARAKGLTEQAVLVKHALKNALIPTITVAGLQVGYLMGGAVLAETVFARPGLGRLLVESIAQRNIPVVQTTIMLLSVTFVLVNLAVDLLYVKLDPRIQYD from the coding sequence ATGACCCGGTACATCGTGATGCGGCTGCTCTGGCTCGTGCCCGTCGTGCTCGGCGTCTCCCTGATCGTCTTCACCATCATGAAGATGGTCCCGGGAGACGTGGCCCAGGTTATCGCGGGGATGGACGGCACCGCCGAGGACGTGGCCCTGATCCGCCGCGAGCTGGGCCTCGACCGGCCCGTCTACGAGCAGTACCTGACGTTCCTCTGGCGCTCGCTCCAGGGCGACTTCGGGCGGTCGGCCGTCACCAAGCGGCCGGTCACCGAGGAGATCGCCAGCCGCATCGGCCCGACCCTCGAGCTGGCGGTGGCGGCGTTCGCCGTCGCCATCGTCCTTGGCCTGATCGCCGGGATCGTCTCGGCCACGCACCGCTACACGGTCTGGGACAACCTCGCCACGCTGATCTCGCTGATCGGCGTCTCGATGCCGGTCTTCTGGCTCGGGCTGATGCTGATGATGCTGTTCTCGGTCACGCTCGGCTGGCTGCCAAGCTCGGGGGCCGGGTCGTTCTCGCAGTTAATCCTGCCAGCCCTGGCGCTCGGCTCGGCCTCCACGGCGATCATCGCCCGCCAGACCCGTTCGGGCCTGCTGGAAGTCCTCGGACAGGACTACGTGCGGACCGCCCGCGCCAAGGGCCTGACCGAGCAGGCGGTCCTGGTCAAGCACGCGCTCAAGAACGCCCTCATTCCCACCATCACCGTGGCGGGCCTCCAGGTCGGTTACCTGATGGGCGGCGCGGTCCTGGCCGAGACCGTCTTCGCGCGGCCAGGATTGGGCCGGCTGCTGGTCGAGTCCATCGCCCAGCGGAACATCCCCGTGGTGCAGACCACCATCATGCTGCTCTCGGTGACGTTCGTCCTGGTCAACCTCGCCGTCGATCTGCTGTACGTCAAGCTCGATCCACGCATTCAGTACGACTGA
- a CDS encoding PD40 domain-containing protein, which yields MAAYRSVPTGGARRRVIRRRTLLLGALAAGSCLLWPAGTTLAHTCTPDATVAGSGRLLVPKASGVSVFELPGRMQRTIAITPAQGVATAVAASRDGSLLAVPRFWRPPADRVGGQDILLVGPGGGAPIGTLPRSRPGEALGSPSWLPDGSLVYERRVLSGTNEIVQIERAAPGGTAQVLAEDASSPSTSPDGALLALVRFAGTDRLSVMTVGGGPEHVIVDQPQLLSIAFPRFSPDGTWIAFTAASDPGVAAEERPDLPADTPPTDRPTGSGVHPRVGYRLPLLTDTPPPIGARTVRAHGVPWDVWVVRPDGSELRQVTTFADDDSSVTWSPDGQHLATFSAEAMHVVSVDGAASYCLAGEGGYGGIEWLP from the coding sequence ATGGCGGCGTACAGATCGGTACCCACTGGCGGTGCTCGGCGGCGGGTGATCCGCCGGCGAACGCTGCTGCTCGGAGCGCTGGCCGCCGGCTCCTGCCTGCTCTGGCCGGCCGGGACCACGCTGGCCCACACCTGCACGCCGGACGCCACCGTGGCGGGCTCGGGGCGGTTGCTGGTGCCGAAGGCCAGCGGCGTGAGCGTCTTCGAGCTGCCCGGGCGGATGCAGCGCACCATCGCCATCACGCCGGCACAGGGTGTGGCGACGGCGGTGGCGGCCTCTCGGGACGGATCGCTCCTGGCCGTGCCGCGTTTCTGGCGGCCCCCGGCCGACCGTGTCGGTGGCCAGGACATCCTGCTGGTCGGCCCCGGTGGCGGAGCGCCCATCGGGACGCTGCCGCGGAGTCGGCCGGGCGAGGCGCTCGGATCACCCAGCTGGCTGCCCGACGGCTCGCTGGTCTACGAGCGGCGCGTCCTCAGCGGCACGAACGAGATCGTGCAGATCGAGCGGGCAGCGCCAGGGGGGACGGCACAGGTGCTCGCGGAGGACGCGTCGTCGCCGTCCACCTCACCCGATGGCGCGTTGCTGGCGCTGGTCCGCTTCGCCGGAACCGACAGGCTGAGCGTGATGACGGTCGGCGGCGGCCCCGAGCACGTCATCGTGGATCAGCCTCAACTCCTGTCCATCGCCTTCCCGCGCTTCTCGCCGGACGGAACGTGGATCGCGTTTACGGCAGCGTCAGACCCGGGCGTGGCCGCCGAGGAACGCCCGGATCTTCCCGCTGACACGCCGCCCACCGACCGTCCTACAGGCTCGGGGGTGCATCCGCGCGTCGGCTACCGTCTGCCCTTGCTCACCGACACTCCGCCCCCGATCGGCGCGAGGACGGTGCGCGCGCACGGCGTGCCGTGGGATGTGTGGGTGGTCCGCCCTGACGGATCGGAGCTGCGGCAGGTGACGACGTTCGCGGACGACGACTCGTCGGTGACGTGGTCGCCAGACGGTCAGCATCTGGCGACGTTCTCGGCCGAGGCGATGCACGTCGTGTCGGTGGACGGCGCCGCGAGCTACTGCCTGGCCGGCGAGGGGGGCTACGGCGGCATCGAGTGGCTGCCGTAG
- a CDS encoding EVE domain-containing protein, translated as MSPENFEISRQRGFDVVGLKSRHRKKAERMALGDRVLFYVTGMQVFPLTATVSSTFFEDQTPIWISTERRPDVAPWRVQVRPDVTLQWYEYLDARQIAPRMLYVKRWAPEDWPLAFQGQIHLLSSQDFSLIEHEMKRTIDRRSRRRERPPQRPRPTLTITQTVVERLVVVEEVSTTLVAPSIVAAETPVTVEDGESLMVTPETPVPN; from the coding sequence ATGAGCCCAGAGAACTTCGAGATCTCGCGGCAGCGGGGTTTCGATGTCGTCGGGCTGAAGTCGCGCCATCGGAAGAAGGCGGAGCGCATGGCGCTCGGAGACCGTGTCCTCTTCTACGTGACGGGGATGCAGGTCTTTCCGCTGACGGCGACCGTCTCGTCCACCTTCTTCGAGGACCAGACTCCGATCTGGATCAGCACCGAGCGCCGCCCGGACGTGGCGCCCTGGCGGGTGCAGGTGCGGCCAGACGTGACCCTCCAGTGGTACGAGTACCTCGACGCCCGGCAGATCGCTCCGCGCATGCTGTACGTCAAACGGTGGGCGCCGGAGGACTGGCCGCTGGCGTTCCAGGGCCAGATTCACCTGCTCTCGTCGCAGGACTTCTCGCTGATCGAGCACGAGATGAAGCGGACCATCGACCGGCGTTCGAGACGCCGCGAGCGTCCGCCGCAGCGGCCCCGCCCGACCTTGACGATCACGCAGACCGTAGTCGAGCGACTGGTTGTCGTCGAGGAGGTTTCGACCACGCTGGTCGCGCCGTCCATCGTCGCCGCCGAGACGCCTGTCACCGTCGAGGATGGCGAGTCGCTGATGGTGACGCCGGAGACGCCCGTCCCGAACTGA